GCCTTTAACCACTCGGCCACCTACCCAAAGAGAACGTAATTATGAATATCAACAGCCCCGTTGTCAAGCGTATTTTTGCAAATAAATCACATATTTTTTATTTTTTAATGGACAAGCTTGACAGTGCTCAGCAAAAAAGCGATAAACTGGGCATCTTTCACCCAGAAGTGGGCATTTTTATTTTTTTGGATGGTTTTTAATGTTTTCACCTCAACGTATTTTCAATGCTTTTAGCTATTCAATGAAGGGCTATAAAAGCGCCTGGCAAACCGAAGCTGCGTTTCGTGACAATGTGATGATGGTTGCGATTACACAGCTGCTCTGCCTGCTCCTGCAACCACACTGGCAGCTGTGGCTGTTTTTTGGCGCATGCAATGCCTTGCTCATCATGGCAGAGCTGTTGAACACTGGGCTTGAATACTTGGCCGATCACATCAGCACGGATCAACACGATCTTTTGGGTCGTGCCAAAGATGTTGGGAGCGCAACGGTGTTTACAGCACTCATGTTTAACGGCTTGGCGCTGCTCATCATCATCTGGCAATCCCTGACTTAAATGCAAAGAAGCTCCAAAATCATTTTGGAGCTTCTTTCTTTCCCTCAGAATGCAGCACATGCCCTGCATATCATGCGGCTTATAAAATATATTGCGCTAAGTTTTCATCTTTAATCAATTCACCCAAACGTGACTCAACGTATACCGCATCAATCACCACTGCTTTTCCCTCATAGTCGTGCGCATTGTATGACACGTCTTCAAGCAACTTTTCCATGACGGTATGCAAACGGCGAGCACCAATGTTTTCCGAACGCTCATTGACAGCGCACGCCATTTCGGCCAATCGCTGCACGCCACTTTCTGTAAAATCAAGACCCACCCCCTCAGTCGCCATCAATGCCGTATATTGGCGGGTCAAGCAAGCATCGGTTGCTGTTAAAATGGCTTTGAAATCATCGACATTGAGCGAACTCAGCTCCACTCGAATCGGGAAACGTCCTTGCAACTCGGGAATCAGATCCGACGGCTTGGACAGACTGAATGCCCCCGATGCCACAAACAAAATATGATCTGTTTTAATCAGGCCGTACTTCGTTGAAACGGTTGTGCCTTCCACCAAAGGCAATAAATCGCGCTGTACACCTTGGCGTGAAACCTCACCACTGCCAGCACTGCCACCTCGGCCAGAAATTTTATCAAACTCATCAATGAACACGATGCCATTTTGCTCAACAGCCTCAACCGCTTGGCTGCGCACCTCATCTTCATTGACCATTTTGCCCGCTTCCTCATCCACCAGCTGGCGCAGGGCGTCTTTGACTTTCATTTTCTTCGATGTGGTTTTACCCGTTCCAATACTGGCAAACATACCACGCAACTGATCGGCCATTTCCTCCATACCTGGGGGGCTCATCACATCAAACTGTGCCGTGCCTTGACTCACCTCCAGCTCGATTTCCTTATCGTCCAGCTCCCCTTCACGCAATTTTTTACGGAATTTTTGACGGGTTGCGCTTTCGGTATCGGCACGCGAATACTCACCCGTCGTCACATCTCGTGAAGGGGGCAACAACACATCCAAAATACGGTCTTCAGCGGCATCTTGAGCTCGGCTTTGCATGTGCTTGGCGGCGGCTGCACGTGCATTTTTCACCGCCACCTCGATCAAATCCTTGATGATAGACTCGACGTCTTTGCCCACATAACCCACTTCCGTGAATTTCGTTGCTTCAACCTTAATAAACGGTGCGCCAGCAAGACGCGCCAAACGACGGGCAATTTCAGTTTTACCGACACCTGTCGGCCCCATCATCAAAATATTTTTTGGTGTCACTTCAACGCGCATGGCATCAGCCAACTGGCCTCGGCGCCAACGGTTGCGCATGGCCAAAGCGA
The window above is part of the Ephemeroptericola cinctiostellae genome. Proteins encoded here:
- a CDS encoding diacylglycerol kinase: MFSPQRIFNAFSYSMKGYKSAWQTEAAFRDNVMMVAITQLLCLLLQPHWQLWLFFGACNALLIMAELLNTGLEYLADHISTDQHDLLGRAKDVGSATVFTALMFNGLALLIIIWQSLT
- the hslU gene encoding ATP-dependent protease ATPase subunit HslU, whose product is MSSPFNMTPREIVSELDKHIVGQKDAKKAVALAMRNRWRRGQLADAMRVEVTPKNILMMGPTGVGKTEIARRLARLAGAPFIKVEATKFTEVGYVGKDVESIIKDLIEVAVKNARAAAAKHMQSRAQDAAEDRILDVLLPPSRDVTTGEYSRADTESATRQKFRKKLREGELDDKEIELEVSQGTAQFDVMSPPGMEEMADQLRGMFASIGTGKTTSKKMKVKDALRQLVDEEAGKMVNEDEVRSQAVEAVEQNGIVFIDEFDKISGRGGSAGSGEVSRQGVQRDLLPLVEGTTVSTKYGLIKTDHILFVASGAFSLSKPSDLIPELQGRFPIRVELSSLNVDDFKAILTATDACLTRQYTALMATEGVGLDFTESGVQRLAEMACAVNERSENIGARRLHTVMEKLLEDVSYNAHDYEGKAVVIDAVYVESRLGELIKDENLAQYIL